A genomic stretch from Empedobacter stercoris includes:
- the recF gene encoding DNA replication/repair protein RecF (All proteins in this family for which functions are known are DNA-binding proteins that assist the filamentation of RecA onto DNA for the initiation of recombination or recombinational repair.) yields MYLKELKARQFKNFDENNFEFSSKINAFVGQNGKGKTNVLDAIHYLALSKSYLNHSDAMNIQFDCDFFTLEGTFDKNEADDVIFCLVRSGQPKQLKRNSKSYDRISDHIGQYPLVMISPYDSDLIKEGSEVRRKFLDNIISQSNKQYLADLMRYNKVLVQRNALLKYFVANNTFDASSLEIYDEELIHLGKKIHETRKEFIKTFLDAFLKYYNEISEGREKVNIEYVSQLNDAPFEKVLKDALYKDRSAQYSTAGIHKDDLLFTITNYPIKKFGSQGQQKSYLIALKLAQLEVIKNSLNITPLLLLDDIFDKLDEHRVTQLIKLVNEERFGQIFITDTHPERTEQIIKQINAESKVFRL; encoded by the coding sequence ATGTATTTAAAAGAACTTAAAGCAAGACAATTCAAGAATTTTGATGAAAATAATTTCGAATTTTCCTCAAAAATTAATGCATTTGTGGGACAAAATGGAAAGGGAAAAACCAATGTGTTGGACGCGATTCATTATTTGGCTTTAAGCAAATCGTATCTCAACCATTCGGATGCGATGAACATACAATTTGATTGTGATTTTTTTACATTAGAAGGCACTTTTGATAAGAATGAAGCAGATGATGTTATTTTCTGTTTGGTTCGTTCTGGTCAACCCAAACAACTAAAACGAAATTCGAAGTCATATGATCGTATATCGGATCATATCGGTCAATATCCTTTGGTCATGATTTCGCCTTATGATAGCGATTTGATAAAGGAAGGAAGTGAAGTTCGTCGAAAGTTTTTGGATAATATTATCTCGCAATCGAACAAGCAATATTTAGCTGATTTAATGCGATACAATAAAGTATTAGTCCAACGAAATGCTTTACTAAAATATTTTGTTGCCAATAATACGTTTGACGCTTCATCGTTAGAAATTTATGATGAAGAGTTGATTCATTTGGGTAAAAAAATACACGAAACTCGAAAAGAATTTATAAAAACTTTTTTAGACGCTTTCCTAAAATATTACAACGAAATTTCGGAAGGACGAGAAAAAGTAAATATCGAATATGTTTCGCAATTAAACGATGCACCTTTTGAAAAGGTTTTAAAAGATGCTTTATACAAAGATCGTTCGGCTCAATATTCTACAGCTGGAATTCATAAAGATGATTTGTTGTTTACGATCACCAATTATCCCATCAAAAAATTTGGGTCGCAAGGTCAACAAAAATCCTATTTAATTGCGTTGAAATTAGCTCAATTAGAAGTGATAAAAAATTCGCTCAACATTACACCTTTGTTATTATTGGATGATATTTTTGATAAATTAGACGAACATCGTGTAACACAATTGATTAAATTAGTGAACGAAGAACGTTTTGGTCAAATTTTTATTACCGATACACATCCCGAAAGAACTGAACAAATCATCAAACAAATTAACGCTGAAAGTAAAGTTTTCCGACTATGA
- a CDS encoding YjjG family noncanonical pyrimidine nucleotidase, with product MNTIKHVFFDLDNTLWDFRKNAKFALKELYIKYDVENRYGFSFEEFHPFYHDSNESLWALIRDKKITKEELRARRFKDAFDKLGIDNDALAKIFEEEYMETITNYNEVVDGAMELLDYLKPNYNLHIITNGFIEVSKRKIETSDLNGYFDTVTYADEIKILKPDPRIFSLAMEKSGAKKDESIYIGDDWIADAVGAKAYGMSAIFFDRLDENFSMDDVPTIKHLDEVRNYL from the coding sequence ATGAACACAATAAAACACGTTTTTTTCGACCTTGATAATACACTTTGGGATTTCAGAAAAAATGCAAAATTCGCTTTAAAAGAACTTTATATAAAATACGATGTTGAAAACCGATATGGTTTTTCATTTGAAGAATTTCACCCTTTTTACCACGATAGTAACGAAAGTCTTTGGGCTTTAATTCGTGACAAAAAAATCACAAAAGAAGAATTAAGAGCAAGACGTTTTAAAGACGCTTTTGATAAATTAGGTATCGACAATGATGCTTTGGCGAAAATTTTCGAAGAAGAATACATGGAAACGATTACCAATTATAATGAAGTAGTAGATGGTGCAATGGAATTGTTAGATTATTTGAAACCAAATTACAACCTACATATCATTACAAATGGTTTTATCGAAGTCTCAAAACGTAAAATTGAAACATCAGATTTAAACGGTTATTTTGACACAGTTACCTATGCTGATGAAATCAAAATTTTGAAACCAGATCCTCGTATTTTCTCTTTAGCAATGGAAAAATCTGGCGCTAAAAAAGATGAGTCAATTTATATTGGTGATGATTGGATTGCGGATGCGGTTGGTGCAAAAGCATACGGAATGTCAGCAATTTTCTTTGATCGACTAGACGAAAACTTCTCAATGGATGACGTTCCAACGATTAAACATTTGGATGAAGTTAGAAATTATTTATAA
- a CDS encoding SDR family NAD(P)-dependent oxidoreductase, protein MKFNFKDKIVLITGSASGIGKIMSRKVLEKGAQELVMLDYNLAGINQVKEEFSHFNIPISAYQVDLSNQEELLSTIEKIKNDNKSIDVLINNAGIVVGKNYIDHTLEEINRTMNVNAVMVLTHAFLPEMVKRNTGVICNIASMGGKNFNFKNSCLCSE, encoded by the coding sequence ATGAAATTTAATTTTAAAGATAAAATAGTTTTGATTACTGGTTCTGCTTCTGGGATTGGAAAGATAATGAGCAGAAAAGTGTTAGAAAAAGGTGCGCAAGAATTGGTGATGCTCGATTATAATTTAGCTGGAATTAACCAAGTAAAAGAAGAGTTTTCTCATTTTAATATTCCAATTTCTGCTTATCAGGTAGATTTGTCAAATCAAGAAGAGCTTTTATCAACAATCGAAAAAATTAAAAATGATAATAAATCTATTGATGTGTTAATTAACAATGCGGGTATTGTTGTTGGTAAAAATTACATTGATCATACCTTAGAAGAAATTAACCGAACGATGAATGTTAATGCGGTTATGGTGTTGACGCATGCTTTTTTGCCCGAAATGGTGAAACGAAATACAGGTGTGATTTGTAATATTGCGTCAATGGGAGGAAAAAACTTCAACTTCAAAAATAGCTGCTTATGTAGCGAATAA
- a CDS encoding Rossmann-fold NAD(P)-binding domain-containing protein, whose protein sequence is MKQQKRKVIINCAMPFYINTGMFDELKSRIVPILDPEKASNKIISNIEKGKLRTPMPLPYWFFRLS, encoded by the coding sequence ATGAAACAACAAAAACGTAAGGTAATTATAAATTGTGCCATGCCATTTTATATCAATACAGGAATGTTTGATGAGCTAAAATCTCGCATTGTTCCAATACTTGATCCTGAAAAAGCTTCAAATAAAATTATTTCGAATATCGAGAAAGGAAAATTAAGAACACCTATGCCTCTTCCATATTGGTTTTTTCGGTTATCGTAA
- a CDS encoding lipopolysaccharide biosynthesis protein: MKTRLEKFKTKNAKGVLSLLAGNTIAQAIMLVGGIILARIYGPEASGTYNAFLGFVAILSILTTFRLENIFVISKSSKAIRNLFTTLLLVSSVVTILFFLGYAVLEKIFTFKTSLFIVFLSCVAGLFTAWNNVQNTLFTKYKLFKSISTGVVINAVFSVVFQAIFYWMGYKETGLIYGTIFGTVLSCVFYFSITKGRFSSIDFNLAKKTISKNKEIIKYTLPSESLNVIANNLMTILLLFYFTKEDAGFYGNASKVLVVPLVLLSNSISKVFFQKSASMIDHRAHQLYDLSKKVIVYNVAAIAVFLLLMNFIGIFILEWMLGPEWRGLHIMTWILSFWILCRSAMNPIQQIVVVIKKNHYALYFNIYLVLVTITTCVIGGLNKNILLTLSLYSFFAGVGYLVQLYFVMKELKRYKK, encoded by the coding sequence TTGAAAACAAGGTTAGAAAAATTTAAAACGAAGAATGCAAAAGGCGTTTTGTCCTTGCTTGCTGGGAACACGATTGCGCAAGCGATAATGCTTGTTGGAGGAATAATTTTGGCAAGAATTTATGGACCAGAAGCATCAGGTACTTACAATGCTTTTTTAGGTTTTGTAGCTATTCTTTCTATTTTGACAACATTTCGTTTGGAGAATATTTTTGTAATTTCGAAATCGTCTAAAGCAATTCGAAATTTGTTCACGACCTTATTATTAGTGAGTAGCGTTGTAACGATTTTATTCTTTTTAGGCTACGCTGTTTTAGAAAAAATTTTCACGTTCAAAACCTCCTTATTTATTGTTTTTCTAAGTTGCGTTGCAGGATTGTTTACAGCTTGGAACAATGTTCAAAATACGTTGTTTACTAAGTATAAATTATTCAAAAGCATTTCAACAGGAGTCGTGATTAATGCAGTTTTTTCAGTTGTTTTTCAGGCCATTTTTTATTGGATGGGCTATAAAGAAACAGGTTTGATTTATGGAACTATTTTCGGGACAGTTTTATCTTGTGTGTTTTATTTTTCGATTACCAAAGGGCGATTTTCTTCGATTGATTTTAATTTAGCAAAAAAAACAATTTCAAAAAATAAAGAGATTATAAAGTATACATTACCATCAGAATCTCTGAATGTGATTGCGAATAATCTAATGACGATTTTGTTGTTGTTTTATTTTACGAAAGAAGATGCAGGTTTTTATGGAAATGCATCTAAAGTTTTGGTTGTTCCATTGGTTTTGTTATCCAATTCGATTTCGAAGGTTTTCTTTCAAAAATCAGCTTCAATGATTGATCATAGAGCGCATCAGTTGTATGATTTGTCAAAAAAAGTGATTGTGTATAATGTTGCTGCAATTGCTGTTTTTCTTTTGTTGATGAATTTTATTGGAATTTTTATTCTCGAATGGATGCTTGGTCCAGAATGGCGAGGTTTGCATATTATGACGTGGATTCTTTCGTTTTGGATTTTATGTCGTTCGGCGATGAATCCTATTCAACAAATTGTAGTGGTTATCAAGAAAAATCATTACGCCTTATACTTTAATATTTACCTTGTTTTGGTCACAATTACAACTTGTGTGATTGGCGGTTTAAATAAAAATATACTTTTAACGTTATCCCTATATTCTTTCTTTGCTGGAGTAGGCTATTTAGTTCAGTTATACTTTGTAATGAAAGAACTTAAGAGATATAAAAAGTAA
- a CDS encoding YheT family hydrolase — protein sequence MPYIEHSNYPKPSFLNRNSHYSTIYPAKFKKYPVPTYTREKIATEDGDFLNLDWRFQENKDQLIILFHGLEGDSKRTYLNSCSDFFYKKGFNILAWNHRSCGGEMNKTLRLYHHGSIDDVHCVIEKAINENYKNIYLIGYSMGGALVLNYLGNYTIDERIKCGVIFSAPISLKSCADELKKFPNTVYFKNFKRTLAQKFAEKAKQFPGKVNEEMIDKIKTFDEVDDYFTAPMHGYQNKEEYYTKASPATVLNRITTPCLIVNAANDPFLGDECYPIERLKNHSYCTFEMPKYGGHCGFPLKDNSHSWSEIRAWEFIKSL from the coding sequence ATGCCTTACATAGAACACTCAAACTATCCGAAACCCAGTTTTCTGAATCGAAATTCGCATTATTCTACGATCTATCCTGCTAAATTTAAAAAATATCCCGTTCCAACCTATACACGAGAAAAAATCGCCACAGAAGATGGTGATTTTTTGAATTTGGATTGGCGTTTTCAAGAAAATAAAGATCAATTAATCATACTTTTTCATGGTTTAGAAGGCGATTCGAAACGAACCTATCTAAATTCGTGTTCAGACTTCTTTTATAAAAAAGGCTTCAATATTTTGGCTTGGAATCATCGTTCGTGTGGTGGTGAGATGAATAAAACATTGCGTTTGTATCATCATGGTTCGATTGACGATGTTCATTGTGTGATTGAAAAAGCAATAAACGAAAATTATAAAAATATTTATTTGATTGGCTATTCGATGGGAGGAGCTTTGGTGTTAAATTATTTGGGTAATTACACCATCGATGAACGTATAAAATGTGGGGTTATTTTTTCTGCTCCAATTTCGCTGAAGTCTTGTGCAGATGAATTAAAGAAATTTCCAAATACTGTTTATTTCAAAAACTTCAAGAGAACACTTGCACAAAAATTTGCAGAAAAAGCCAAACAATTTCCTGGAAAAGTGAATGAAGAAATGATTGATAAAATCAAAACTTTTGATGAAGTGGACGATTATTTTACAGCGCCAATGCATGGTTATCAAAACAAAGAAGAGTATTATACTAAGGCTTCTCCAGCAACTGTTTTGAACCGTATCACAACACCTTGTTTGATTGTAAATGCTGCAAATGATCCTTTTTTGGGGGATGAGTGTTATCCTATTGAGCGATTAAAAAATCATTCCTACTGCACTTTCGAAATGCCTAAATATGGTGGACATTGTGGATTTCCTTTAAAGGATAATTCTCACTCTTGGTCTGAGATAAGGGCTTGGGAATTTATAAAGAGTTTGTAA
- a CDS encoding helix-turn-helix domain-containing protein, with translation MTRKVKYGVAFKLRCVKEVLEKHRTICSISKKENIHASLLKKWVSDYHNQGISGIEPKKNQTYSVEFKLKVIKSITKQFLSFREARLKFNIPSESVIIKWQKDFATFGIDGLNPKPKGRPKTMSTSKGRPKKSKQPLTREEELLLEIERLRCEVALLKKFNALIQAEEEKQKKLGRKP, from the coding sequence ATGACAAGAAAAGTAAAATATGGTGTAGCATTTAAGTTACGTTGTGTGAAAGAAGTTTTAGAAAAACATCGAACAATATGTTCAATTAGTAAAAAAGAAAATATACATGCTTCTTTATTAAAGAAATGGGTTTCTGATTATCATAATCAAGGAATTTCAGGTATAGAACCTAAAAAAAACCAAACGTATAGCGTTGAATTTAAGTTGAAAGTTATTAAGTCTATAACCAAACAGTTTCTTAGTTTTCGTGAAGCACGCTTGAAATTTAATATTCCAAGTGAATCGGTTATTATAAAATGGCAAAAAGATTTTGCTACCTTTGGAATAGACGGATTAAACCCCAAACCAAAAGGCCGTCCCAAGACTATGAGCACATCTAAGGGTAGACCTAAAAAATCGAAACAACCGTTAACAAGAGAAGAAGAACTATTGTTAGAGATTGAACGTTTACGTTGTGAAGTTGCACTCTTAAAAAAGTTCAATGCCTTAATTCAAGCCGAGGAAGAAAAACAAAAGAAACTTGGACGCAAGCCATAA
- a CDS encoding glycosyltransferase — MRKDILALASWYPSRVLLDNGDFIQRHLRAISTLNNVILVHAIKDQNLKSDFEITDNINENVREIIIYFKPSFFGPFNLIKQIRAFLKGIALVNHFDVIHLNVIYPAGLLLTYLKIEYKKPVILTEHWTNLHPNKFIQLPFYKRLAIKKILNFVDIVLPVSTHLGESIKKINHKVSYQVIPNVVDLERFDYKLDLNSNEIRFLHLSHLGDQHKNISGMLNVAKRLAENNYSFKFYIGGNGDLTPIIHFIKEHKLENYITTFGRLEHHEVNQKMNDADCFVLFSRFENQPCVQAEAFATGLPLIATKVGGIEEFFPNNFGILIESENEDQLFEAMIEVIKGKKFAEAEKMNDYARKLFAKEEIAQHYNEIYTEVLK, encoded by the coding sequence TTGCGAAAAGATATATTAGCTTTGGCTTCTTGGTACCCAAGTCGTGTACTTTTAGATAATGGAGATTTTATACAACGCCATTTAAGAGCAATATCTACTTTAAATAATGTAATACTTGTACATGCAATTAAGGACCAAAATTTGAAATCTGATTTTGAGATTACAGATAATATCAATGAAAATGTAAGAGAGATAATTATTTATTTTAAACCATCTTTTTTCGGTCCGTTTAATTTGATTAAACAAATTAGAGCATTTCTAAAGGGTATTGCTTTGGTTAATCATTTTGATGTAATTCATTTGAATGTTATTTATCCAGCGGGTTTATTATTAACCTACTTAAAAATAGAATATAAAAAACCTGTTATTTTAACAGAACATTGGACGAATTTGCATCCGAATAAATTTATTCAACTTCCGTTTTATAAGCGCTTGGCGATTAAGAAAATTCTTAATTTTGTTGATATAGTTTTACCTGTTTCCACTCATTTAGGAGAATCTATAAAAAAGATTAATCATAAAGTTTCTTATCAAGTAATTCCAAATGTTGTTGATTTAGAAAGATTTGATTACAAATTAGATTTAAATTCTAACGAAATTCGTTTTTTGCATTTATCACATTTAGGTGATCAACACAAAAATATCTCAGGCATGTTGAATGTGGCAAAAAGATTAGCAGAAAACAATTATTCGTTTAAATTTTATATAGGAGGAAATGGTGATTTAACTCCAATTATACATTTTATAAAAGAACATAAGTTAGAAAATTATATCACAACTTTTGGACGATTAGAACATCATGAAGTTAATCAGAAGATGAATGATGCAGATTGTTTTGTGTTATTTAGTCGATTCGAAAACCAACCTTGTGTACAAGCAGAAGCTTTTGCGACAGGATTACCATTAATTGCGACGAAAGTTGGTGGTATTGAAGAGTTTTTTCCGAATAATTTTGGAATTTTAATCGAATCTGAAAATGAAGATCAATTGTTTGAAGCGATGATTGAGGTTATAAAAGGGAAGAAATTTGCAGAAGCTGAAAAGATGAATGACTATGCAAGAAAGCTATTTGCTAAAGAAGAAATTGCCCAACATTATAATGAAATTTATACAGAAGTTTTGAAATGA
- a CDS encoding PfkB family carbohydrate kinase — MSLLTVGTVAFDKLESPFGKTDKILGGAATYIGMASSLLGVDTAIVSVVGGDFPQKYIDLLRSKGINLDGMEIVKDGKTFFWEGKYHNDLNTRDTLATELNVLETFNPVVPQTYKSPDVLMLGNLHPLVQKGVLTQLDQRPGLVVLDTMNFWMDCAWDELMDVIKDVDVISINDEEARQMSGEYSLVKAAKKIMTFGPKTVIIKKGEHGALLFQDEQVFFAPALPLEDVFDPTGAGDTFAGGFSGYLAKTNDFSFDNMKRAIVYGSALASVTCEKFGTESLEALDREGLIDRLRKFHELMDFSINL, encoded by the coding sequence ATGAGTTTATTAACAGTTGGTACAGTTGCCTTTGATAAATTAGAGTCTCCTTTTGGGAAAACAGATAAAATCTTAGGTGGTGCCGCTACATATATCGGAATGGCGTCTTCTCTATTAGGCGTAGATACAGCTATTGTTTCAGTTGTTGGAGGAGATTTTCCTCAAAAATACATTGATTTATTACGTTCGAAAGGAATCAATTTAGATGGAATGGAAATCGTAAAAGATGGAAAAACATTCTTCTGGGAAGGAAAATACCACAACGATTTGAATACACGTGATACATTAGCTACAGAATTGAATGTATTAGAAACGTTTAATCCAGTTGTTCCTCAAACTTACAAATCTCCAGATGTTTTGATGTTAGGTAACTTACATCCATTGGTACAAAAAGGAGTTTTAACGCAGTTAGATCAACGTCCAGGTTTGGTTGTTTTAGATACAATGAACTTTTGGATGGATTGTGCTTGGGATGAATTAATGGATGTCATCAAAGATGTTGATGTGATTTCTATTAATGATGAAGAAGCGCGTCAAATGTCAGGAGAATACAGCTTAGTAAAAGCAGCTAAAAAAATTATGACATTTGGTCCTAAAACGGTTATCATCAAAAAAGGTGAGCACGGTGCTTTATTGTTCCAAGATGAACAAGTTTTCTTTGCTCCAGCTTTACCATTAGAAGATGTTTTTGATCCAACAGGAGCAGGAGATACATTCGCAGGAGGATTCTCAGGATATTTAGCAAAAACAAATGATTTTTCTTTCGATAATATGAAACGTGCAATCGTTTATGGATCTGCTTTAGCATCTGTAACTTGTGAAAAATTCGGAACTGAATCTTTAGAAGCTTTAGATAGAGAGGGTTTAATCGATAGATTAAGAAAATTCCACGAATTAATGGATTTCTCAATTAACTTATAA
- a CDS encoding DUF721 domain-containing protein, with product MKKYEKRSNQQTLGQALEHFIKQNGKEELIWEVKAEEAWRTVMGKFFEKYTDRVEVRQRTLYVKINSPAMRHELMMGKSKIIANINEEIKKDFLVDVKIY from the coding sequence ATGAAAAAGTATGAAAAACGAAGTAATCAACAAACGCTTGGTCAAGCTTTAGAGCATTTCATTAAACAAAATGGAAAAGAAGAATTGATTTGGGAAGTGAAGGCTGAAGAAGCTTGGCGAACTGTTATGGGCAAATTTTTTGAAAAATATACCGATCGTGTTGAAGTAAGACAACGTACTTTATATGTTAAAATTAATTCCCCTGCAATGCGTCATGAATTGATGATGGGAAAATCTAAAATCATTGCAAATATTAATGAGGAAATCAAAAAAGATTTTTTGGTTGATGTAAAAATTTATTAG
- a CDS encoding oligosaccharide flippase family protein — protein MKDLIKFIQSFLQNNGFYVFLSFLIEKLVMLINIIFIVKMIPQDEFGRITLIASIVAFMSPWSGFGSLQVLMKFGAGENDEQIKQDLSRKLLRNGMVYQFLLALIFIAVANIYTLKFEQLEWIILLFAIRLFGMFFQSHLTIDYRINGKNKKFAFLNIFINCIGLLLTFILTIYFGAIGYMVSLAIAPFLSLFFYSKNIIQKAVNQITSMNWKAMWRYGRMESLAYFASELLFSIDIAMIALFMLDKDIALYKVAIILPMNLLFLPTILFQTDFPRIIQNCHDKNFLKFYIKNYYKIFIPLGVIIVFGSYFLKDWLIKLFFNQTYLLGDKVFFIVTIAVVLGMLFRILYINLNSTIGRSDWNVRVSLLSIISLVIFDAFLIPSYGIEGAAFGMLFTFVISGLYACYLFRKYLKSI, from the coding sequence ATGAAAGATTTAATCAAATTTATACAATCATTTTTGCAAAATAATGGCTTTTACGTTTTTTTATCTTTTTTGATAGAAAAATTAGTCATGTTGATTAATATAATTTTTATTGTGAAAATGATTCCGCAAGATGAATTTGGTCGAATAACACTTATTGCTTCAATTGTAGCTTTTATGTCTCCATGGAGTGGTTTTGGCTCGTTACAGGTTCTAATGAAATTTGGTGCAGGAGAAAATGATGAGCAAATAAAACAAGATTTGAGTCGTAAGTTACTGAGGAATGGAATGGTTTATCAATTTTTATTAGCTCTAATTTTTATAGCAGTTGCAAATATTTATACGCTTAAATTTGAGCAATTAGAATGGATTATTTTATTGTTTGCAATACGTCTTTTTGGAATGTTTTTTCAATCTCATTTAACAATCGATTATCGAATAAATGGAAAAAATAAGAAGTTTGCATTTCTCAATATTTTTATCAATTGTATTGGATTGTTACTAACATTTATTTTAACGATTTATTTTGGCGCGATTGGATATATGGTTTCGTTAGCGATTGCTCCATTTTTGAGTTTGTTTTTTTATTCAAAAAATATAATTCAAAAAGCTGTAAATCAGATTACTTCAATGAATTGGAAAGCAATGTGGCGATATGGTAGAATGGAATCGTTAGCTTATTTTGCGTCTGAATTATTATTTTCGATTGATATTGCGATGATTGCATTATTCATGCTTGATAAAGATATTGCTTTATATAAGGTTGCGATTATTCTTCCGATGAATTTATTATTTCTTCCGACCATTTTATTTCAAACGGATTTTCCTCGAATTATTCAGAATTGTCACGATAAAAACTTTTTGAAGTTTTATATTAAAAATTATTACAAAATCTTTATCCCTCTTGGAGTTATCATAGTTTTCGGAAGCTATTTTTTAAAGGATTGGTTGATCAAATTATTCTTTAATCAAACCTATTTATTAGGTGATAAAGTGTTTTTTATTGTAACAATTGCTGTTGTATTAGGAATGCTTTTCAGAATATTATACATTAATTTGAATAGCACAATTGGTAGATCTGATTGGAATGTTAGAGTATCCTTACTTTCAATTATAAGTTTAGTTATTTTTGACGCATTTCTAATTCCCTCTTATGGAATTGAAGGAGCTGCTTTTGGCATGTTATTCACCTTTGTTATTTCAGGTTTGTATGCATGTTATTTATTTAGAAAGTATTTAAAAAGTATTTAA
- the hisS gene encoding histidine--tRNA ligase, whose translation MAIQKPSIPKGTRDFSPLEVNRRQYIINTIKKQFVLFGFSPIETPSFENLSTLTGKYGEEGDRLIFKILNSGDYLAKVDEQLLTDRNSQKITSQISEKALRYDLTVPFARYVVQHQNEITFPFKRYQIQPVWRADRPQKGRFREFFQCDADVVGSDSLLQEVDFVQLYDTVFTELKAPVEIHINNRKILSGLAEVADISAQLIDFTVALDKLDKIGEEAVKEEMRGKGISEAAIEILSPLFSMKGDYKTQFAQLKDILKSSETGLKGIEELEFVFEQTANLGLQSAELFLNLTLARGLDYYTGAIFEVKAKIGEFSSSIGGGGRYDDLTGIFGLKDISGVGISFGLDRIYLVLEENNLFPALEDSTNIQALFINFGKTEAAVAMKLVKQLRQQGINTEVYPDDAKMKKQMGYADKKGIKKVILLGEKEIAEQKATVKDMISGEQTEVAFTDLANAL comes from the coding sequence ATGGCCATTCAAAAACCATCGATTCCAAAAGGAACAAGAGATTTCTCTCCTTTAGAAGTGAATCGTCGTCAATATATTATCAACACGATTAAAAAACAATTCGTGTTATTCGGATTTTCTCCGATCGAAACTCCATCATTCGAAAATTTATCAACCTTAACAGGGAAATATGGAGAAGAGGGGGATCGATTAATTTTTAAGATTTTAAATTCTGGTGATTATTTAGCGAAAGTTGATGAACAATTATTAACAGATAGAAATAGTCAAAAAATCACATCTCAAATCTCAGAAAAAGCGTTGCGTTACGACTTAACAGTGCCTTTTGCACGTTACGTCGTACAACACCAAAATGAGATTACATTTCCGTTCAAACGTTACCAAATTCAACCTGTTTGGCGTGCAGATCGTCCTCAGAAAGGGCGTTTCAGAGAGTTTTTTCAATGTGATGCGGATGTTGTAGGTTCAGATTCTCTGTTACAAGAGGTTGATTTTGTTCAGTTATACGATACTGTTTTTACAGAACTGAAAGCGCCAGTTGAAATTCATATCAATAACCGTAAAATTTTATCTGGTTTAGCAGAAGTAGCAGATATTTCGGCTCAATTGATTGATTTTACAGTTGCTTTGGATAAATTAGATAAAATTGGGGAAGAAGCGGTAAAAGAAGAAATGCGAGGAAAAGGAATTTCGGAAGCTGCAATCGAGATTTTGTCACCTTTATTCTCTATGAAAGGAGATTATAAAACGCAATTTGCGCAGTTAAAAGATATTTTAAAATCGTCTGAAACTGGATTAAAAGGTATCGAAGAATTAGAATTTGTTTTTGAGCAAACAGCAAATTTAGGATTACAATCTGCCGAATTATTCTTGAACTTAACTTTAGCTCGAGGATTAGATTACTATACTGGAGCCATTTTCGAAGTAAAAGCAAAAATCGGAGAATTCTCATCATCTATTGGTGGTGGAGGTCGCTACGATGATTTGACAGGCATTTTTGGTCTGAAAGATATTTCTGGTGTTGGAATTTCGTTTGGTTTAGATCGTATTTATTTAGTTTTAGAAGAAAATAATCTATTTCCAGCTTTGGAAGATTCAACGAATATTCAGGCATTGTTCATTAATTTTGGAAAAACAGAAGCTGCAGTTGCGATGAAATTGGTGAAACAATTACGTCAACAAGGTATTAATACGGAGGTTTATCCTGATGATGCGAAAATGAAAAAGCAAATGGGATATGCTGATAAAAAAGGAATTAAAAAAGTAATTCTTTTAGGTGAGAAAGAAATTGCAGAACAAAAAGCAACAGTAAAAGACATGATTTCTGGTGAACAAACAGAGGTTGCGTTTACAGATTTAGCTAATGCTTTATAA